Proteins encoded in a region of the Vicia villosa cultivar HV-30 ecotype Madison, WI linkage group LG5, Vvil1.0, whole genome shotgun sequence genome:
- the LOC131607387 gene encoding probable galactinol--sucrose galactosyltransferase 2, whose protein sequence is MHAGTNPFEVISQAVKAVEKHTQTFLHREKKKLPSFVDWFGWCTWDAFYTDVTAEGIEEGLKSLSEGGATPRFLIIDDGWQQIKSKPKDADSVVQEGAQFATRLTGIKENTKFQKNGGNGLEHVVDQTNQLHNMKYVYV, encoded by the exons ATGCACGCTGGAACTAACCCTTTTGAAGTCATCAGTCAAGCTGTCAA GGCTGTTGAAAAACACACACAAACTTTTCTGCATCGTGAGAAGAAAAAA TTGCCATCTTTTGTTGACTGGTTTGGCTGGTGCACATGGGATGCTTTCTATACCGATGTCACAGCTGAGGGTATTGAGGAAGGATTGAAAAG ttTATCAGAGGGAGGCGCAACTCCACGGTTCCTCATCATCGATGATGGTTGGCAACAGATTAAGAGTAAACCAAAAGACGCCGATTCTGTTGTACAAGAAGGAGCACA ATTTGCGACAAGGTTGACAGGTATTAAAGAAAACACTAAGTTTCAAAAGAATGGTGGGAATGGACTGGAGCATGTTGTAGATCAAACAAATCAACTTCACAATATGAA GTATGTATATGTTTGA